From Marinobacterium sp. LSUCC0821, a single genomic window includes:
- a CDS encoding sulfite exporter TauE/SafE family protein, with protein sequence MIEIGSSAFIVACFAAWIVGLSKGGLPIVAMLSVPIMSLFMPPMTAAILLLPIYIVSDMVGVWLYRKHYSAINLKILLPAGLFGVFIGWATASIISDELVALLVGIMGLSFVAYTWFGKRHLKEAREATTGKGLFWGTIAGFTSFISHTGGPPFQVYTLPQKLEKLVFAGTATIFFAIINLSKLPPYLALRGYSADDLNLALWLVPSALVGTFMGAHLTKILKDRWFFGLIEVGLLLVSIKLIHGVVIGAM encoded by the coding sequence GTGATCGAGATTGGAAGCTCTGCCTTTATTGTTGCCTGTTTTGCAGCCTGGATTGTTGGTCTCTCGAAAGGTGGCTTACCCATCGTCGCGATGCTCTCTGTTCCCATTATGTCGCTGTTTATGCCGCCGATGACGGCCGCAATTCTGCTACTTCCAATCTATATCGTTAGCGATATGGTGGGTGTTTGGTTGTACCGTAAACACTACTCAGCAATTAACCTCAAAATACTGCTGCCCGCCGGGCTCTTTGGTGTCTTTATTGGTTGGGCCACCGCCTCAATCATCTCAGATGAGTTAGTCGCACTGTTAGTCGGCATCATGGGACTCTCGTTTGTTGCTTACACTTGGTTCGGAAAGCGTCATCTCAAAGAGGCACGTGAAGCGACTACTGGGAAAGGGTTGTTCTGGGGAACGATCGCAGGTTTTACCAGTTTTATATCGCATACCGGTGGACCACCTTTCCAGGTCTATACCTTGCCGCAAAAGTTAGAGAAGTTGGTGTTTGCAGGAACGGCAACGATCTTCTTTGCCATCATCAACCTCTCCAAGTTGCCGCCCTATCTAGCCCTTCGCGGCTACTCTGCAGATGATCTTAATCTTGCTCTGTGGCTAGTCCCAAGTGCACTGGTGGGCACTTTTATGGGCGCCCATTTGACCAAGATTTTAAAAGATCGTTGGTTCTTCGGGCTAATTGAAGTTGGGCTTCTGCTAGTTTCGATTAAGCTGATTCACGGTGTTGTGATCGGCGCTATGTGA
- a CDS encoding sulfite exporter TauE/SafE family protein yields MTDLLWWQYSLIALIFVWSGFVRTGLGFGGAVLSLPFLLLIVDDPVIFLPIIGMHLLIFSGSITLANHLKAKRSGNSGLSENVDWDYLKKSLKIMIIPKLIGVFGLLTLPNEIMAGLIFVIVIIYSIGYILNKPFRSNRPWIDNLFLMLGGYVSGTSLIAAPLVMAVFASHVAKAQLRDTLFVLWFILVVIKLGSFVIAGVDLQLIHHLWLLPCAFIGHKLGQRLHSYLVNTDSVLFFKIMGSVLIITSTLGLIRSIAL; encoded by the coding sequence ATGACTGATCTTCTCTGGTGGCAATATAGCCTGATCGCATTAATTTTTGTCTGGAGTGGTTTTGTTCGCACCGGCCTTGGATTTGGCGGTGCTGTTCTATCGCTGCCATTTCTACTGTTAATTGTTGATGATCCAGTTATTTTTCTTCCAATCATTGGCATGCACCTGCTGATTTTTTCAGGCTCGATCACACTCGCAAATCATCTCAAAGCAAAACGCAGTGGCAACTCTGGCTTATCCGAGAACGTTGATTGGGACTATCTGAAAAAGAGCCTAAAGATCATGATCATCCCCAAGTTAATTGGGGTATTTGGTCTGCTAACACTGCCAAATGAGATCATGGCCGGCCTGATCTTTGTCATCGTCATTATCTATTCGATCGGCTACATACTTAACAAGCCGTTTCGCAGTAACAGACCTTGGATTGATAATCTATTTTTAATGCTGGGCGGCTATGTCAGCGGTACCTCATTGATCGCAGCACCTCTCGTGATGGCTGTTTTCGCGAGCCATGTAGCTAAAGCCCAGTTGCGAGACACCCTCTTCGTACTCTGGTTTATTCTGGTAGTGATCAAACTTGGTTCATTTGTGATTGCTGGCGTCGATCTGCAACTCATTCACCATTTATGGCTACTCCCCTGCGCTTTTATTGGTCACAAGTTGGGGCAGCGTTTACACAGCTATCTGGTGAATACAGACTCCGTTCTCTTTTTCAAAATCATGGGTAGCGTGTTAATCATTACCAGCACACTTGGGCTTATTCGCTCGATTGCACTGTAA
- a CDS encoding polyprenyl synthetase family protein, with translation MQLYRERVESKLLSLLSSRANIASHLNEAMQYSLLNGGKRLRPILVYQACKLLCGTLEQADNAACAIEAIHSYSLVHDDLPAMDDDDLRRGKPTCHIKFDEATAILAGDALLTLAFELLSCDDSLQSPDIKLKMVQTLATASGDLGMVDGQAFDLGSVGKALTLEEMQSMHGAKTGALIRAALRLGALASNNATPDSLTALDQYGVAIGLAFQIQDDILDIEGSTEQLGKPQGSDLERDKPTYPALMGLEASKAWLEELVEQANDALSSFGEQATPLREIAQFIISRSS, from the coding sequence ATGCAACTGTACCGCGAGCGCGTTGAGTCAAAACTACTCTCACTGCTCTCGTCGCGCGCAAATATTGCATCTCATCTAAATGAGGCGATGCAGTATAGTCTGTTGAATGGTGGTAAACGCCTTCGCCCTATTTTGGTCTACCAGGCGTGTAAATTACTCTGTGGCACCTTAGAGCAAGCTGATAATGCAGCTTGTGCCATTGAAGCGATACATAGCTACTCGCTGGTGCATGATGACCTTCCCGCCATGGATGATGACGATCTTCGCCGCGGCAAACCCACCTGCCACATTAAGTTCGATGAAGCGACTGCAATACTTGCGGGTGATGCCTTGCTAACGCTCGCCTTTGAGCTGTTAAGCTGTGACGATTCATTGCAATCGCCCGATATTAAACTCAAGATGGTTCAAACTCTCGCAACAGCGAGTGGTGATCTGGGCATGGTTGATGGCCAGGCATTTGATTTAGGCTCTGTGGGTAAAGCCCTTACACTTGAAGAGATGCAATCAATGCACGGTGCCAAGACTGGTGCGCTAATTCGTGCAGCTCTGCGCCTAGGTGCACTTGCCAGCAACAATGCCACGCCAGACAGTCTTACCGCACTCGACCAATATGGTGTCGCCATCGGTCTCGCATTCCAGATTCAGGATGACATTCTAGATATCGAGGGAAGCACAGAACAGCTTGGTAAGCCTCAGGGCTCAGACCTGGAGCGAGACAAACCGACCTACCCGGCTCTAATGGGTCTGGAAGCAAGCAAGGCTTGGTTAGAAGAGCTAGTCGAACAGGCCAATGACGCCCTCTCCAGTTTCGGCGAGCAGGCAACTCCTCTTAGGGAGATAGCTCAATTCATCATCTCAAGATCTAGCTAA
- a CDS encoding exodeoxyribonuclease VII small subunit, giving the protein MSDKKQASDFEGSLKRLEALVTEMEKGDLPIEEALKAFEEGIGLTRECQKILQDAEQKVVLLTEKAGQITEQPFVEE; this is encoded by the coding sequence ATGTCAGATAAGAAACAGGCAAGCGATTTCGAAGGCTCATTAAAACGTCTAGAGGCGCTGGTGACCGAGATGGAGAAGGGCGACCTACCCATCGAAGAGGCGCTAAAAGCGTTTGAAGAGGGTATAGGCCTTACACGTGAGTGCCAAAAGATTCTGCAAGATGCCGAGCAGAAAGTCGTTCTCCTTACTGAAAAAGCTGGTCAGATTACTGAGCAGCCATTTGTAGAAGAGTAA
- a CDS encoding cytochrome c5 family protein, producing MKKTLIGLAAAVLMVPASAMAERDGATVYNTYCLACHMVGVAGAPKMGDAAAWAPRAAKGVDALLATAKTGINAMPPMGTCMDCSDAELKGAIEHMINNSK from the coding sequence ATGAAAAAGACTCTAATCGGCCTAGCTGCCGCTGTTCTAATGGTTCCTGCTTCAGCAATGGCTGAGCGTGATGGTGCTACTGTATACAACACTTACTGTCTTGCATGTCACATGGTTGGCGTTGCTGGCGCACCTAAAATGGGTGATGCAGCAGCTTGGGCTCCACGTGCTGCAAAAGGTGTTGATGCTCTTCTAGCAACTGCCAAAACAGGTATCAATGCAATGCCGCCAATGGGTACTTGCATGGACTGTTCAGATGCAGAACTTAAAGGCGCTATCGAGCACATGATCAACAACTCTAAATAA
- a CDS encoding methylated-DNA--[protein]-cysteine S-methyltransferase gives MLQLINLNDLSISSERLQSSYLQTEVGFLKVIWCEEGIFTSEFVDGLPGSDEFNSASFLSFLRKHPNQLPLIVQATEFQKSVWQAISKSVTGQCFTYKSLAMDMGKPDAVRAVGSALGKNQHALFIPCHRAIRSDGGLGGFRWGLERKSHLLKLEADGLNLIEQLLA, from the coding sequence ATGCTGCAACTGATAAACCTAAATGATCTAAGCATCTCATCAGAGAGACTGCAGTCCAGTTACCTGCAAACTGAGGTCGGTTTTCTCAAAGTTATATGGTGTGAAGAGGGCATTTTTACCTCTGAGTTTGTCGATGGTCTCCCCGGGTCTGATGAATTCAACAGTGCATCCTTTTTGAGTTTTTTGCGTAAACATCCAAATCAACTCCCCCTTATTGTGCAGGCAACTGAATTTCAGAAGAGTGTTTGGCAAGCAATATCTAAGAGTGTAACGGGGCAGTGCTTCACCTATAAATCACTGGCTATGGATATGGGTAAGCCGGATGCCGTGCGTGCAGTGGGCAGTGCCTTAGGTAAAAATCAGCATGCGCTTTTCATACCCTGTCATCGTGCTATTCGATCTGATGGTGGGTTGGGCGGTTTTCGTTGGGGGCTAGAACGAAAAAGCCACCTGCTCAAGTTAGAAGCAGATGGCCTTAATTTGATCGAGCAGTTGCTGGCTTAA
- a CDS encoding type II 3-dehydroquinate dehydratase, which translates to MAKILLLHGINHAMFGKRDPKHYGTFTLQDIEQASAKWALEQGCELECYQTDIEGEMARKIHQAFLEDIDAIVLNAGAWTHYSYGLADALAIFKDKGPIVEVHMSNVHAREEFRHKSVFSHQVIGQISGFGLTSYKLGIIAAADALNA; encoded by the coding sequence ATGGCAAAAATTCTGCTTTTACACGGCATCAACCATGCAATGTTTGGTAAACGTGACCCAAAACACTACGGCACGTTCACACTACAAGATATTGAACAGGCTTCTGCTAAGTGGGCACTAGAACAGGGTTGTGAACTGGAGTGCTATCAGACAGATATCGAAGGTGAAATGGCTCGCAAGATTCACCAAGCCTTCCTTGAAGATATAGATGCGATTGTATTAAACGCAGGCGCCTGGACTCACTACAGCTACGGTCTTGCAGACGCTCTGGCCATCTTTAAAGATAAGGGGCCTATCGTTGAGGTTCACATGTCGAATGTTCACGCACGTGAAGAGTTCCGCCATAAGTCGGTATTTTCACATCAGGTGATTGGCCAAATCTCTGGTTTCGGCCTAACCAGCTACAAGCTTGGCATCATCGCTGCTGCTGATGCACTGAACGCTTAA
- a CDS encoding shikimate dehydrogenase, whose amino-acid sequence MKLKLALIGNSISQSRAPFLHKMLGEIYDFDVSYDLKDPGINSREAFEATLKSLREEGYTGCNVTFPFKSLAVEYVDEPDEAVREVGATNTLYLADDKIRATNTDYTGFIHGYHAQRGDAPAGEVLMIGAGGVGRAVAFGMFHCGATKLYIFDLNVEGAKSLAAAVNAKGYSAEVISADELPTIAKSVNGLVNCTPVGHYATPGTPLDPSLFGGQDWAFDAVYVPLETEFMKAAHEAGLELVSGFDLFFHQGIDAFTTFSGTKADGHEALGRFVKEFDISSTFIKIQ is encoded by the coding sequence ATGAAATTGAAATTGGCATTGATCGGTAATTCGATTTCGCAATCTCGTGCCCCTTTTCTGCACAAGATGCTGGGTGAAATCTACGATTTTGATGTGAGTTACGACCTAAAAGATCCAGGTATCAACAGCCGCGAAGCATTTGAAGCGACCTTAAAGTCACTTCGTGAAGAGGGCTACACCGGTTGTAACGTCACCTTCCCATTTAAATCGCTAGCGGTTGAGTATGTGGACGAGCCAGACGAAGCGGTGCGTGAAGTAGGTGCGACAAATACGCTCTACCTAGCGGATGACAAGATTCGTGCTACAAACACAGACTACACAGGCTTTATTCATGGCTATCACGCTCAGCGCGGCGATGCGCCTGCAGGCGAAGTACTAATGATTGGTGCTGGCGGTGTTGGCCGTGCTGTAGCCTTTGGTATGTTCCATTGCGGCGCGACTAAGCTCTATATCTTTGACCTTAACGTCGAAGGAGCAAAGAGCTTAGCTGCAGCTGTGAATGCGAAGGGTTACAGTGCCGAAGTGATTTCAGCGGATGAGTTACCGACTATCGCAAAATCGGTCAACGGCCTCGTAAACTGTACACCCGTGGGTCACTACGCAACCCCAGGCACCCCTTTAGATCCATCTCTATTTGGCGGACAAGATTGGGCATTTGATGCCGTTTACGTGCCGTTAGAGACTGAATTCATGAAGGCTGCACATGAGGCGGGCCTAGAACTGGTGAGTGGTTTTGACCTCTTTTTCCACCAAGGCATTGATGCATTCACAACCTTCTCAGGCACTAAGGCTGATGGACACGAAGCACTTGGGCGATTCGTAAAAGAGTTTGATATCTCGAGTACGTTTATCAAGATACAGTAG